One part of the Longimicrobium sp. genome encodes these proteins:
- a CDS encoding phospholipase D-like domain-containing protein produces the protein MSSPEPRGTPAWVAALAVVGGAATATAVSKLFAAWGRRPTAFQITETPEVGSEDFLVGLSGTMNAPLQEGGTARLLNNGVEIFPAMLEAIREARRSINFMCYIWEPGRVSDRMFDALIERQRAGVKVRLMLDAFGAVEVPRDRIEELEEAGGSFQWFHAMEFGKLTSFYKRNHRRAIIIDGRIGFTGGAAVADKWLGDAEDEEHWRDVMVEVRGCLANNLQSAFTQLWADSCGEILLGDDYYPRDVDPEPDEGEELSRHINVISSPAEASHPLRLLFSITFACARRRIWITSPYFAPDPATRRILCDRARAGVDVRLLLPSRLTDAPVVRWAGHAYYREMLEAGVRIFEFQRTMIHSKTLVVDGKWSIVGSANMDIRSKELNQESVIGILDPEFGAQLEATYEDDLRGAREITREYWRNRGPFPRLRESFWERFAEQM, from the coding sequence GTGAGCTCGCCGGAGCCGCGCGGCACCCCCGCCTGGGTCGCCGCGCTCGCCGTCGTGGGCGGCGCCGCCACCGCCACGGCCGTATCAAAGCTCTTCGCAGCCTGGGGCCGCCGTCCCACCGCGTTCCAGATCACCGAGACTCCCGAGGTCGGCTCCGAGGACTTCCTCGTGGGCCTCTCCGGCACCATGAACGCGCCGCTTCAAGAGGGCGGCACGGCGCGCCTCCTGAACAACGGGGTGGAGATCTTTCCGGCCATGCTGGAGGCGATCCGCGAGGCACGCCGCAGCATCAACTTCATGTGCTACATCTGGGAGCCGGGGCGCGTCTCGGACCGCATGTTCGACGCGCTGATCGAGCGGCAGCGGGCAGGCGTAAAGGTGCGGCTGATGCTGGACGCGTTCGGCGCCGTGGAGGTGCCGCGCGACCGCATCGAGGAGCTGGAGGAGGCGGGCGGGAGCTTCCAGTGGTTCCACGCGATGGAGTTCGGGAAGCTGACCTCCTTCTACAAGCGCAACCACCGCCGCGCCATCATCATCGATGGCCGCATCGGCTTCACCGGCGGCGCCGCGGTGGCGGACAAGTGGCTAGGCGACGCGGAGGACGAGGAGCATTGGCGCGACGTGATGGTGGAGGTGCGCGGCTGCCTCGCCAACAACCTCCAGTCCGCCTTCACCCAGCTCTGGGCCGACTCCTGCGGCGAGATCCTGCTGGGCGACGACTACTATCCACGCGACGTCGATCCCGAGCCGGATGAGGGCGAGGAGCTGTCGCGCCACATCAACGTCATCTCCTCCCCGGCGGAGGCGTCGCACCCGCTGCGCCTCCTCTTCAGCATCACCTTCGCCTGCGCGCGGCGTAGGATCTGGATCACCTCCCCCTACTTCGCCCCCGACCCGGCGACGCGCCGCATCCTGTGCGACCGCGCCCGCGCCGGGGTCGACGTGCGCCTCCTTCTCCCCAGCCGCCTGACCGACGCGCCGGTGGTGCGCTGGGCGGGGCACGCCTACTACCGCGAGATGCTGGAGGCGGGGGTGCGCATCTTCGAGTTCCAGCGCACCATGATCCACTCCAAGACACTGGTGGTGGACGGAAAGTGGTCGATCGTGGGCTCCGCGAACATGGACATCCGCTCCAAGGAGCTGAACCAGGAGAGCGTGATCGGCATCCTGGACCCCGAGTTCGGCGCCCAACTCGAAGCCACCTACGAGGACGATCTGCGCGGCGCCCGCGAGATCACCCGCGAGTACTGGCGCAACCGCGGGCCCTTCCCGCGGCTTCGGGAAAGCTTCTGGGAGAGGTTCGCGGAGCAGATGTGA
- a CDS encoding RDD family protein, with amino-acid sequence MSSNTETRHIIRPEHFALAPQLLGMELARPARRLAAILLDLMLVTILVQTAGPWLFALAAAYAFFRFAARPAAGGSTRFLVRAAGALILFLAVKRGFDAAQEYGSSMMRSAAAPQVAAASAAGGGRKTAAKPARAEPGVGTAVRFTTSLVALQKAKNAEEARPIARNMIASFRESGMDDDQIREALAELEEDSGKPWMEGALQGLVEPAQAAPPPLPAETLAVRYAAALTAGDSAAADSLRSRVGAALATDTLTALDKQLKETRAEKARMERRAEEAEEERDEDKGLLGSLKDLLEDLGLGFGWTGLYFTAFTALWRGQTPGKRLLGVRVLRLDGKPLTMWGSFERFGGYAAGLVTGLLGFAQVYWDRNRQAIHDKISETVVIRERNPAPEPAAPPPSSLRPRPLPARPGPAPAPPTA; translated from the coding sequence ATGTCCAGCAACACCGAGACGCGCCACATCATCCGCCCGGAGCACTTCGCCCTGGCGCCGCAGCTCCTGGGTATGGAGCTGGCGCGGCCGGCGCGGCGCCTCGCGGCCATCCTGCTCGACCTCATGCTGGTCACCATCCTGGTGCAGACGGCCGGCCCCTGGCTGTTCGCGCTGGCGGCGGCGTACGCATTCTTCCGCTTCGCGGCGCGCCCCGCGGCGGGAGGCTCCACGCGCTTCCTGGTGCGGGCGGCGGGCGCGCTGATCCTCTTCCTGGCGGTCAAGCGCGGATTCGACGCGGCGCAGGAGTACGGGAGCAGCATGATGCGCTCCGCCGCGGCGCCCCAGGTGGCCGCGGCGTCGGCGGCGGGCGGCGGGCGGAAGACGGCCGCGAAACCCGCCAGGGCGGAGCCGGGGGTGGGCACGGCCGTGCGCTTCACCACCAGCCTGGTAGCGTTGCAAAAAGCTAAAAACGCCGAGGAGGCGCGCCCCATCGCCCGGAACATGATCGCGAGCTTCCGCGAATCGGGGATGGACGACGACCAGATACGCGAGGCGCTCGCGGAGCTGGAGGAGGATTCGGGGAAGCCGTGGATGGAGGGGGCGCTGCAGGGTCTCGTCGAGCCGGCGCAGGCGGCACCCCCGCCGCTGCCGGCCGAAACGCTGGCGGTGCGCTACGCCGCCGCCCTCACCGCGGGCGACTCGGCCGCGGCGGACTCGCTGCGGTCCCGCGTGGGCGCGGCGCTCGCCACCGACACCCTTACCGCCCTGGATAAGCAGCTCAAGGAGACGCGCGCGGAAAAGGCGAGGATGGAGCGGCGGGCAGAGGAGGCGGAGGAGGAGCGCGACGAGGACAAGGGGCTGCTGGGGAGCCTCAAGGACCTGCTGGAGGACCTGGGGCTGGGCTTCGGATGGACCGGCCTCTACTTCACCGCCTTCACCGCGCTCTGGCGGGGGCAGACGCCGGGGAAGCGGCTCCTGGGGGTCCGGGTCCTGCGTCTGGATGGCAAGCCGCTGACCATGTGGGGCTCGTTCGAACGCTTCGGCGGCTACGCGGCGGGGCTGGTGACCGGTCTCCTGGGCTTCGCGCAGGTGTACTGGGACCGGAACCGCCAGGCCATCCACGACAAGATCTCCGAGACGGTCGTCATACGTGAAAGGAACCCAGCTCCCGAACCCGCGGCACCACCCCCTTCGTCCCTGCGCCCCAGGCCGTTGCCGGCGCGCCCTGGCCCCGCGCCGGCGCCTCCCACCGCCTGA
- a CDS encoding class I SAM-dependent methyltransferase gives MTDDSIAARVRREYAREAARYERRWAAYLRGSMELVRPWLAETPAGALLDVGCGTAVLLDALRGWGMTPKRYVGADPSSEMLRRAAERIGDGARAAVVCAPAEALPFEGGAFGTVVSVSSLHYWPDPQAGLREMRRVLRPEGRIIVADWARDFATMRLMDAVTRLKGHAIVRTYAEREIRAMLEEAGLRVVRSRRKKIGPLWGLWVAEAKKVDINLLG, from the coding sequence TTGACGGATGACAGCATCGCCGCGCGGGTGCGGCGGGAGTACGCGAGGGAGGCGGCGCGCTACGAACGACGCTGGGCTGCGTACCTGCGCGGCAGCATGGAGCTGGTGCGGCCGTGGCTGGCGGAGACGCCGGCAGGCGCGTTGCTCGACGTAGGGTGCGGGACGGCGGTGCTGCTCGATGCGCTGCGCGGATGGGGGATGACGCCCAAGCGGTACGTGGGCGCGGACCCATCGTCGGAGATGCTGCGGAGGGCCGCGGAGAGGATCGGGGACGGCGCGCGCGCGGCGGTGGTGTGTGCGCCGGCGGAGGCGCTTCCGTTCGAGGGCGGCGCGTTCGGCACGGTAGTCTCGGTATCGTCGCTCCACTACTGGCCGGACCCGCAAGCCGGGCTCCGGGAGATGCGGCGCGTGCTGAGGCCGGAGGGGCGGATCATCGTGGCGGACTGGGCGCGCGACTTCGCGACGATGCGGCTGATGGACGCGGTGACGCGGCTGAAGGGCCACGCCATCGTGCGCACCTACGCGGAGCGCGAGATCCGCGCGATGCTGGAGGAAGCGGGGTTGCGGGTGGTGCGTTCGCGGAGGAAAAAGATCGGGCCGCTGTGGGGGCTGTGGGTGGCGGAGGCGAAGAAGGTTGATATCAATCTATTGGGGTGA
- a CDS encoding S1/P1 nuclease, whose protein sequence is MIRRFLATVLALGGALLTATPAHAWDELGHKVVARIAWDHMTPRAREQAVALLMAAPEDAGIRAVMPGDARPLADRQRDLFVNTSVWADLIRSRTHPGSRYAHREWHYVNFFWEQRTPGGRVIDRTDVPRAGELLNRMAVYGTSLGNASLPQAERAVDLAWALHLVGDGHQPMHNSVRITPQDTAGDRGANSFTLAGLYPFNNLHAYWDSLVGFSVPWGAADRTEEDYVGSVARRITMNYPQRSFAGRLLPGAFEEWSREGMRIAQRVGYPVWLERGERAPMRYRFVAWDAAEPRVAIAGYRLADLLNRTLGS, encoded by the coding sequence ATGATCCGACGATTCCTGGCCACCGTCCTCGCCCTCGGCGGCGCGCTCCTGACCGCAACGCCGGCCCACGCCTGGGACGAGTTGGGGCACAAGGTGGTGGCGCGCATCGCGTGGGACCACATGACGCCGCGGGCGCGCGAGCAGGCGGTGGCGCTCCTGATGGCCGCGCCTGAGGACGCGGGGATCCGCGCGGTGATGCCGGGCGATGCCCGCCCGCTGGCCGACCGGCAGCGCGACCTCTTCGTCAACACGAGCGTGTGGGCGGACCTCATCCGCAGCCGCACGCACCCGGGGAGCCGCTACGCGCACCGCGAGTGGCACTACGTCAACTTCTTCTGGGAGCAGCGCACGCCGGGCGGGCGCGTCATCGACCGGACGGACGTGCCGCGCGCGGGCGAGCTGCTGAACCGGATGGCGGTCTACGGCACCTCGCTGGGCAACGCGTCGCTCCCGCAGGCGGAGCGCGCGGTGGACCTGGCGTGGGCGCTGCACCTGGTGGGCGACGGCCACCAGCCGATGCACAACAGCGTCCGCATCACTCCTCAGGACACCGCCGGCGACCGCGGCGCCAACTCGTTCACCCTCGCGGGGCTCTACCCGTTCAACAACCTGCACGCCTACTGGGACAGCCTGGTCGGCTTTTCCGTGCCGTGGGGCGCCGCGGATCGCACCGAAGAGGACTACGTGGGAAGCGTCGCCCGCCGCATTACCATGAACTACCCGCAGCGGAGCTTCGCGGGGAGGCTGCTCCCGGGTGCCTTCGAGGAGTGGTCGCGCGAGGGGATGCGCATCGCGCAGCGCGTGGGGTACCCGGTGTGGCTGGAGAGGGGCGAGCGCGCGCCGATGCGCTACCGCTTCGTCGCGTGGGACGCCGCGGAGCCGCGGGTGGCGATCGCCGGCTACCGGCTGGCCGACCTGCTGAACCGGACGCTGGGCAGCTGA